A window from Actinomycetospora corticicola encodes these proteins:
- a CDS encoding aldo/keto reductase, with product MSIPTTSLPDGTPVPVLGAGTWHYAEDPTRRRDEIATLHAALDTGITLIDTAEMYADGGSQELVGEALAGRRDEAFVVDKVLPSNASRRGTVEAAERALQRLRTDRIDLYLLHWRGRHPLAETVTAFEELRAAGKIRAWGVSNLDTDDLEELVGLEAGRAVATDQILYNPTRRGPEYDLLPWCAEHGVPVMAYSPVEQGRLLHEAALRAVADRHDATPAQVALAWVLRRPGTIAIPKTSTPQRITENRGALDVRLTDEDLAELDRAFPPPTRKRALELL from the coding sequence ATGAGCATTCCGACGACGTCCCTGCCCGACGGCACCCCGGTCCCGGTCCTCGGCGCCGGGACCTGGCACTACGCGGAGGACCCGACCCGACGTCGGGACGAGATCGCCACGCTGCACGCGGCCCTCGACACCGGGATCACGCTGATCGACACGGCCGAGATGTACGCCGACGGCGGGTCCCAGGAGCTGGTCGGCGAGGCGCTCGCCGGGCGGCGGGACGAGGCGTTCGTGGTGGACAAGGTGCTGCCCTCGAACGCGTCCCGCCGCGGGACGGTCGAGGCCGCCGAGCGGGCGCTGCAGCGGCTGCGGACCGACCGGATCGACCTGTACCTGCTGCACTGGCGCGGGCGGCACCCGCTCGCCGAGACCGTCACCGCGTTCGAGGAGCTGCGGGCCGCGGGGAAGATCCGAGCCTGGGGTGTCAGCAACCTCGACACCGACGACCTGGAGGAGCTGGTCGGGCTCGAGGCGGGACGGGCCGTCGCGACCGACCAGATCCTCTACAACCCCACCCGCCGCGGCCCGGAGTACGACCTGCTGCCCTGGTGCGCCGAGCACGGTGTCCCGGTCATGGCCTACTCCCCCGTCGAGCAGGGCCGGCTCCTGCACGAGGCCGCTCTGCGCGCCGTCGCGGACCGGCACGACGCCACGCCCGCCCAGGTCGCCCTGGCGTGGGTGCTCCGCCGGCCGGGCACGATCGCGATCCCGAAGACGTCGACCCCGCAGCGGATCACCGAGAACCGCGGCGCCCTCGACGTCCGGCTGACCGACGAGGACCTCGCCGAACTCGACCGCGCCTTCCCGCCGCCGACCCGCAAGCGGGCCCTCGAACTGCTCTGA
- a CDS encoding 5-formyltetrahydrofolate cyclo-ligase, whose protein sequence is MPKARHDHDAGGDAETLAAKQELREQVWARLSEEKQARFPGARNRIPNFVGAEQAAERLRDSDVWRNARTIKCNPDSAQWPVRQRALEDGKTVYMAVPRLADANPFFLLDPDDLGGRTPRQASSIKGATAAGRTVAVEDLEPVDLVVAGCVAVTEGGARLGKGGGFSDLEYAIAFAAGLVTADTPVVTTVHELQVVDAIPTVDHDVALDLVITPERTHACRHESRHDPRIVWEELTAEKIESIPLLASRRRMRMAP, encoded by the coding sequence ATGCCGAAGGCCCGTCACGACCACGACGCCGGTGGGGACGCCGAGACGCTCGCCGCGAAGCAGGAGCTGCGCGAGCAGGTGTGGGCGCGTCTGTCCGAGGAGAAGCAGGCCCGGTTCCCGGGCGCCCGCAACCGGATCCCGAACTTCGTGGGGGCCGAGCAGGCCGCCGAGCGGCTCCGGGACAGCGACGTCTGGCGGAACGCCCGCACGATCAAGTGCAACCCGGACTCCGCCCAGTGGCCGGTCCGTCAGCGCGCGCTCGAGGACGGGAAGACCGTGTACATGGCGGTGCCGCGCCTCGCCGATGCGAACCCCTTCTTCCTCCTCGACCCCGACGACCTCGGCGGCCGCACCCCGCGCCAGGCGTCGTCGATCAAGGGCGCGACCGCCGCGGGACGCACGGTCGCGGTGGAGGACCTGGAGCCGGTCGACCTCGTCGTCGCCGGCTGCGTGGCGGTCACCGAGGGCGGCGCGCGGCTCGGGAAGGGCGGTGGCTTCTCGGACCTGGAGTACGCGATCGCCTTCGCCGCGGGCCTCGTCACGGCCGACACCCCCGTCGTCACGACCGTCCACGAGCTCCAGGTGGTGGACGCGATCCCGACCGTCGACCACGACGTCGCCCTCGACCTCGTGATCACGCCCGAACGCACCCACGCCTGTCGTCACGAATCCCGTCACGACCCCCGGATCGTCTGGGAGGAGCTGACCGCGGAGAAGATCGAATCCATCCCTCTCCTCGCTTCCCGCCGTCGCATGCGCATGGCACCGTGA
- a CDS encoding cyclase family protein has translation MADAPSMAELLGDNPPKNWGKWGDDDQVGSLNYLDAAQVLRGVSSVRSGQVFTLQCPMGHPHGDPVFPGREGIKREMVWDQELFESGNGPSFPGGLRASDDKAEIFLQGSSQYDALGHAWYDDTLWNGRSADTTNGGEMSWASVLPIAERGIVGRGVLIDMARHRGKDWLDKGETFTHTDLEEAAAKQGTSIEDRDVVLIRTGFLKYFYATPAEEFYENFVEPGLTYSRELVEWFQTKEIPNLVTDTIANEVTAHPESGVLLPLHASLLRNLGVSLAEIIWLDDLADACAADGRWDFLYTAAPLKIHGATGSPVNPVAIR, from the coding sequence ATGGCCGACGCACCCTCGATGGCCGAACTGCTCGGGGACAACCCCCCGAAGAACTGGGGCAAGTGGGGCGACGACGACCAGGTCGGTTCCCTGAACTACCTCGACGCCGCCCAGGTGCTGCGGGGGGTGTCGAGCGTGCGGTCGGGCCAGGTGTTCACGCTCCAGTGCCCGATGGGACACCCGCACGGCGACCCGGTCTTCCCGGGCCGCGAGGGCATCAAGCGCGAGATGGTGTGGGACCAGGAGCTCTTCGAGTCCGGGAACGGCCCGTCCTTCCCCGGCGGGCTCCGGGCCAGCGACGACAAGGCCGAGATCTTCCTGCAGGGCTCGTCGCAGTACGACGCGCTGGGCCACGCCTGGTATGACGACACGCTGTGGAACGGTCGCTCCGCCGACACGACCAACGGCGGGGAGATGAGCTGGGCGTCGGTGCTGCCGATCGCGGAGCGCGGCATCGTCGGGCGCGGGGTGCTGATCGACATGGCCCGCCATCGCGGCAAGGACTGGCTCGACAAGGGCGAGACCTTCACCCACACCGACCTCGAGGAGGCGGCGGCGAAGCAGGGGACGTCCATCGAGGACCGGGACGTCGTGCTGATCCGCACCGGGTTCCTCAAGTACTTCTACGCGACGCCCGCCGAGGAGTTCTACGAGAACTTCGTGGAGCCGGGCCTGACCTACTCCCGTGAGCTCGTGGAGTGGTTCCAGACCAAGGAGATCCCGAACCTCGTCACCGACACGATCGCCAACGAGGTCACGGCGCACCCGGAGTCGGGGGTGCTGCTGCCCCTGCACGCGTCGCTGCTGCGCAACCTCGGGGTGAGCCTCGCCGAGATCATCTGGCTCGACGACCTCGCCGACGCCTGTGCCGCCGACGGTCGCTGGGACTTCCTCTACACCGCGGCCCCGCTGAAGATCCACGGCGCCACCGGTTCGCCCGTCAACCCGGTGGCCATCCGATGA
- a CDS encoding class I adenylate-forming enzyme family protein yields MSATDTQRGGAGPSSSVYESKPWLARYRDDYNHGAVTIEFASALDMVRAAVERDPDCEIVRYFDGTLTMRELDELSDAFAVALVERGFAKGDRLATYLQNIPQVLVVVVGTWKAGGIVVSVNPMSRQRELTTILTDCEATAIVSQEDLWSIAGEVVPNTSVRTAFTTSPLEFQSRHDERLFSGMERIDCDGAEDLTTVLGQFRGRTPEPVTLTGDDVAFLGYTSGTTGPPKGAMNTHANIVFNAQTYRDWIQLGRDDSVFGVAPLFHITGVVGHMAIALLLPCPLVLAYRFEPGVVVDAIREHRPTFSIGSITVFIAMMNAPGADRDALSSMVKVYSGGAPIPPSTVKAFSDQFGHYIHNFYGLTETNSPSHGVPLGATAPVDETSGALSVGVPIFDTVVRIVRDDGVDAEVGEVGEIVTRGPQVVPAYWGKPEETEKALRGPGGVVELKTGDVGYMDAEGWFYVVDRKKDQINAGGYKVWPREVEDVLYEHPAVREAAVVGVPDEYRGETVKAFVSLRPGQSVEPDELIAFCKERMSAYKYPRQIELRDELPKTVTGKLLRRELRGT; encoded by the coding sequence ATGAGCGCCACGGACACGCAGCGCGGCGGAGCTGGACCATCGAGCTCCGTCTACGAGTCGAAGCCCTGGCTCGCGCGGTACCGGGACGACTACAACCACGGCGCGGTCACCATCGAGTTCGCGAGTGCGCTCGACATGGTCCGGGCCGCGGTCGAGCGCGACCCGGACTGCGAGATCGTCCGCTACTTCGACGGCACCCTGACGATGCGGGAGCTCGACGAGCTGTCCGACGCGTTCGCGGTCGCCCTCGTCGAGCGCGGCTTCGCGAAGGGCGACCGGCTGGCGACCTACCTGCAGAACATCCCGCAGGTGCTCGTCGTCGTGGTGGGGACCTGGAAGGCCGGCGGCATCGTCGTCAGCGTCAACCCGATGTCGCGGCAGCGGGAGCTGACCACGATCCTCACCGACTGCGAGGCGACGGCGATCGTCTCCCAGGAGGACCTGTGGTCGATCGCGGGCGAGGTCGTGCCGAACACGAGCGTCCGCACCGCGTTCACCACGTCGCCGCTGGAGTTCCAGAGCCGGCACGACGAGCGCCTCTTCTCGGGCATGGAGCGCATCGACTGCGACGGGGCCGAGGACCTGACGACGGTGCTCGGCCAGTTCCGCGGCCGGACGCCCGAGCCGGTGACGCTCACGGGCGACGACGTGGCCTTCCTCGGCTACACGAGCGGGACGACGGGTCCGCCCAAGGGCGCGATGAACACGCACGCCAACATCGTGTTCAACGCGCAGACCTACCGGGACTGGATCCAGCTCGGGCGCGACGACTCCGTGTTCGGGGTGGCGCCGCTGTTCCACATCACCGGCGTGGTGGGGCACATGGCGATCGCGCTGCTGCTGCCCTGCCCGCTGGTGCTGGCCTACCGGTTCGAGCCCGGCGTCGTCGTCGACGCCATCCGGGAGCACCGGCCGACCTTCTCGATCGGCTCGATCACCGTGTTCATCGCGATGATGAACGCGCCGGGGGCCGACCGGGACGCCCTGTCCTCGATGGTCAAGGTGTACTCGGGCGGGGCGCCCATCCCGCCGTCGACGGTGAAGGCGTTCTCCGACCAGTTCGGGCACTACATCCACAACTTCTACGGGCTCACCGAGACCAACTCGCCGTCGCACGGGGTGCCATTGGGTGCCACCGCGCCGGTCGACGAGACCTCGGGGGCGCTGTCGGTGGGCGTGCCGATCTTCGACACCGTCGTGCGGATCGTGCGCGACGACGGGGTGGACGCCGAGGTGGGCGAGGTCGGGGAGATCGTCACCCGGGGCCCGCAGGTCGTGCCGGCCTACTGGGGCAAGCCCGAGGAGACCGAGAAGGCCCTGCGCGGGCCGGGCGGCGTCGTGGAGCTCAAGACCGGCGACGTCGGGTACATGGACGCCGAGGGCTGGTTCTACGTCGTCGACCGCAAGAAGGACCAGATCAACGCGGGCGGCTACAAGGTCTGGCCGCGTGAGGTCGAGGACGTGCTCTACGAGCACCCGGCGGTCCGTGAGGCGGCCGTCGTCGGGGTCCCCGACGAGTACCGGGGCGAGACGGTGAAGGCCTTCGTCTCGCTGCGCCCGGGGCAGTCGGTGGAGCCCGACGAGCTCATCGCTTTCTGCAAGGAGCGCATGTCGGCCTACAAGTACCCGCGACAGATCGAGCTGCGGGACGAGCTGCCGAAGACGGTCACCGGCAAGCTGCTGCGCCGGGAGCTGCGGGGGACGTAG